A window of the Vibrio fluvialis genome harbors these coding sequences:
- the thiH gene encoding 2-iminoacetate synthase ThiH, which yields MSFVQRFNQLDWDDIKLSVYGKTAADVERALAKSKRDVEDFKALISPAGEAYLEQMAQLSYQATRRRFGNTMSFYIPLYLSNLCANACTYCGFSMENRIKRKTLTQAEVEKEIAAIKQMKFDSVLLVTGEHETKVGMNYFRQMLPVIKQSFHYLAMEVQPLKQEEYAELKTLGLDAVMVYQETYHPSTYAQHHLRGNKMDFDFRLDTPDRLAKAGIDKIGLGALIGLEDWRTDCVYVAEHLHYLEKTYWQSRYSISFPRLRPCEGALQPKSVMSDKQLVQLICAFRLLNSEVELSLSTRETPQFRDNVAMLGITSMSAASKTQPGGYADPKAELEQFATSDERPAWQVEQVIKAKGLEAVWHDWHAVYSG from the coding sequence ATGAGCTTTGTACAACGATTCAACCAACTTGATTGGGATGACATTAAGTTGTCGGTGTACGGCAAAACCGCGGCTGACGTTGAGCGAGCACTGGCGAAAAGCAAACGCGACGTGGAGGACTTCAAGGCTCTGATTTCTCCGGCTGGTGAAGCGTATCTGGAACAAATGGCGCAACTGTCTTATCAGGCGACTCGTCGCCGCTTTGGCAACACCATGTCGTTTTACATTCCGCTCTATCTGTCTAACCTGTGTGCCAACGCCTGCACGTATTGCGGTTTTTCCATGGAGAACCGCATCAAACGTAAAACCTTGACACAAGCGGAAGTGGAGAAGGAGATTGCGGCGATCAAACAGATGAAGTTCGACAGTGTGCTGCTCGTTACTGGTGAGCATGAAACCAAAGTTGGTATGAACTACTTTCGCCAGATGCTGCCCGTGATCAAGCAGTCGTTCCATTATCTGGCGATGGAAGTGCAACCGCTGAAGCAGGAAGAGTACGCTGAGCTGAAAACCTTAGGGCTCGACGCAGTAATGGTGTATCAGGAGACGTATCATCCATCGACGTATGCGCAGCATCATTTACGTGGCAACAAGATGGATTTTGATTTTCGTCTCGACACACCAGACAGATTGGCCAAAGCAGGGATCGATAAAATTGGCTTAGGGGCACTGATCGGTTTGGAGGACTGGCGCACCGACTGCGTCTACGTTGCTGAGCATCTTCACTACTTGGAGAAGACTTATTGGCAATCGCGTTATTCGATTTCGTTCCCGCGTTTGCGGCCCTGTGAAGGGGCACTACAGCCGAAATCGGTCATGAGTGACAAACAACTGGTGCAGTTGATTTGCGCGTTTCGTCTGTTGAACTCGGAAGTGGAGCTGTCATTGTCGACCCGTGAGACGCCACAGTTTCGCGATAACGTGGCGATGTTGGGTATCACCAGTATGTCGGCGGCATCGAAAACTCAGCCGGGCGGTTATGCTGATCCGAAAGCCGAACTGGAGCAGTTTGCGACCAGCGATGAGCGTCCTGCCTGGCAAGTTGAGCAGGTAATCAAAGCCAAGGGTTTGGAAGCGGTTTGGCACGATTGGCATGCCGTTTACTCTGGCTAA
- the choV gene encoding choline ABC transporter ATP-binding protein: MNAISIENLDVVFGANTAPALDLLDQGKSRQQIIDETGLVVGVDNVSLNVRQGEICVLMGLSGSGKSSLLRAVNGLNPITRGALKIQDGDNCVDLAHCDEATLRHLRTDKVSMVFQKFALMPWLNVLDNVAFGLEMQGIGKSERRQRAREKLAMVGLSEWEKKFPHELSGGMQQRVGLARAFAMDSDILLMDEPFSALDPLIRSQLQDELLSLQQQLNKTIVFVSHDLDEALKIGSRIAIMESGKLIQYGKPEEIVLTPKTQYVQDFVAHTNPLNVLKGRSLMNSCDDLIQDNGRWQICQQSNVWVEQREQQWVVSGDTPLKLIQWHAEMQHHQLSQQSLVMASPDIDMRDAIEIRYHTGNPILLMENNRLVGTLSDHDFYHALLGKYHQAQAA; the protein is encoded by the coding sequence ATGAACGCTATCAGTATTGAAAATCTGGATGTGGTGTTTGGTGCCAACACAGCACCCGCTCTCGACCTGCTGGACCAAGGCAAAAGTCGTCAGCAAATCATCGACGAAACAGGATTAGTCGTGGGTGTGGATAATGTCAGCTTGAATGTTCGACAAGGTGAAATCTGCGTGTTGATGGGCTTGTCAGGATCGGGAAAATCCAGCCTGCTGCGAGCTGTGAATGGCCTCAACCCGATTACGCGTGGCGCCCTGAAAATACAGGATGGCGACAATTGTGTCGACCTTGCGCACTGCGATGAAGCAACCTTACGTCACCTGCGTACCGATAAAGTCTCGATGGTCTTTCAGAAGTTCGCGCTGATGCCGTGGCTGAATGTGCTGGATAACGTGGCATTTGGTCTGGAGATGCAAGGCATCGGTAAAAGCGAACGCCGCCAGCGCGCACGTGAAAAGCTGGCCATGGTCGGCTTGTCGGAATGGGAGAAGAAATTTCCCCATGAGTTATCCGGCGGTATGCAGCAGCGCGTCGGTCTGGCCCGCGCCTTTGCGATGGACAGCGATATTTTGTTGATGGATGAACCGTTTTCCGCCCTCGACCCGCTGATTCGCAGCCAACTGCAGGATGAATTGTTAAGCCTGCAACAACAGCTCAATAAGACCATCGTATTCGTCAGCCACGATCTGGATGAAGCGCTTAAGATTGGCTCACGCATTGCAATCATGGAATCAGGCAAACTGATTCAGTATGGTAAACCGGAAGAGATTGTCCTGACGCCAAAAACGCAATACGTACAGGACTTTGTTGCCCACACAAATCCGCTCAACGTTCTGAAAGGTCGCTCGCTGATGAACAGCTGTGACGACCTCATTCAAGACAACGGTCGCTGGCAAATCTGTCAGCAGTCGAATGTGTGGGTTGAACAGCGCGAGCAGCAATGGGTCGTGTCTGGTGATACGCCATTGAAGCTGATTCAATGGCACGCCGAGATGCAGCATCATCAGCTGAGCCAACAATCTTTGGTCATGGCCAGTCCGGATATCGATATGCGTGATGCAATTGAAATTCGCTACCACACTGGCAACCCGATTCTGCTGATGGAGAACAATCGTCTGGTGGGTACCTTGAGCGATCACGACTTCTATCACGCGTTGCTTGGAAAGTATCATCAGGCTCAAGCAGCTTGA
- the choW gene encoding choline ABC transporter permease subunit, protein MISDHKIPLGSWMETGVDWLTLHASGFFDAISFLLESIIMVLVDVFKWFPPAVPIMVTAALAWWLHRSLSLVIFIIAALLLILNLGYWQEMLETFVLVFAATTISVLIGVPLGIMAAHRPWMYTVMRPILDLMQTVPTFVYLIPTLVLFGLGIVPGLISTIIFAIAAPIRLTYLGVTRVPEELIEAGKAFGASDMKLLFKVELPAALPSIMAGVTQCIMLSLSMVVIAALVGADGLGKPVIRALNTVNISQGFEAGLAIVLVAIILDRLCKAPNSKEVS, encoded by the coding sequence ATGATTAGCGATCACAAAATTCCGTTAGGCAGTTGGATGGAAACCGGGGTCGACTGGCTGACTCTGCACGCGTCCGGCTTCTTCGACGCCATCTCATTTCTGCTCGAGAGCATCATCATGGTGCTGGTCGATGTCTTCAAATGGTTTCCTCCAGCAGTACCGATCATGGTCACCGCCGCTCTCGCCTGGTGGCTGCACCGCAGTCTGTCACTGGTCATTTTTATCATCGCGGCGCTGCTGCTGATTCTCAACCTGGGCTACTGGCAGGAAATGCTGGAAACTTTTGTTTTGGTGTTTGCCGCGACAACGATTTCCGTATTAATTGGCGTACCTCTGGGCATCATGGCCGCGCACCGACCTTGGATGTACACCGTGATGCGCCCGATTCTCGATTTGATGCAAACGGTACCGACCTTCGTGTATCTGATTCCAACTCTGGTGCTATTCGGCCTTGGTATCGTACCGGGTCTGATCTCCACCATTATCTTTGCTATCGCTGCACCGATTCGCCTGACCTATCTCGGCGTGACTCGCGTGCCGGAAGAACTGATTGAAGCGGGTAAAGCGTTTGGTGCAAGCGATATGAAATTGCTGTTCAAAGTCGAATTGCCGGCCGCATTACCCAGCATCATGGCGGGCGTGACTCAGTGCATCATGTTGTCGTTATCGATGGTGGTCATTGCTGCTCTAGTCGGTGCCGATGGTTTAGGTAAACCGGTAATTCGCGCGCTCAACACCGTCAATATTTCACAGGGATTTGAGGCTGGGCTGGCGATTGTTCTGGTCGCGATCATTCTCGACCGTTTATGCAAAGCACCCAATAGCAAGGAGGTGTCGTAA
- a CDS encoding choline ABC transporter substrate-binding protein, with the protein MRKVMTFTAATLLSLNAYANSCSTVRFADVGWTDITATTAVTTELLHGLGYQTKTDLLSVPVTYSSMANGDIDVFLGNWMPTMEGDIAKYRDSGTVDTLRANLEGAKYTLAVPKYVYDAGVKSFADLAKHAEEFRHRIYGIEPGNDGNRLIQSMIDKNAFDLKSFDLVESSEAGMVSQVKRAVRRHEWIAFLGWAPHPMNSNVEMEYLSGGDDFFGPNYGGANVYTNVRQDYVSQCPNVGQLLNNLSFNLEMENALMEAILNQGQQPSKAAKAWLREHPEVLSKWLNKVTTLNGKPAEQAIKDYLNSDV; encoded by the coding sequence ATGCGTAAAGTCATGACCTTCACGGCAGCCACGCTGCTCTCACTCAACGCCTACGCCAACAGCTGTAGCACCGTTCGCTTCGCCGACGTCGGCTGGACCGACATTACGGCCACCACCGCAGTGACAACGGAACTGCTGCATGGTCTCGGCTATCAGACCAAAACCGACCTGTTGTCCGTACCGGTCACCTACTCATCGATGGCGAACGGCGACATTGATGTCTTTCTCGGTAACTGGATGCCGACTATGGAAGGCGACATTGCCAAGTACCGTGACTCTGGCACAGTAGACACGCTGCGCGCCAATCTCGAAGGCGCCAAATACACGCTGGCGGTACCGAAATACGTGTATGACGCCGGGGTGAAATCGTTCGCTGATCTGGCCAAACACGCAGAAGAGTTCAGGCACCGTATTTACGGCATCGAACCGGGTAACGATGGCAATCGCCTGATTCAGTCGATGATCGACAAGAACGCTTTTGACCTTAAATCATTCGATCTGGTTGAATCGAGCGAAGCCGGTATGGTGTCGCAGGTGAAACGCGCCGTGCGCCGACACGAGTGGATCGCCTTCCTCGGTTGGGCGCCACACCCAATGAACAGCAACGTTGAGATGGAGTATCTCAGCGGCGGTGACGATTTCTTCGGCCCGAACTACGGCGGGGCCAACGTGTATACCAACGTGCGTCAGGACTACGTTTCACAATGTCCGAATGTCGGCCAGTTGCTCAACAACCTCTCTTTCAATCTGGAGATGGAAAATGCGTTGATGGAGGCGATCCTCAACCAAGGTCAGCAACCATCGAAGGCGGCCAAAGCGTGGTTGCGTGAGCACCCGGAAGTATTGTCAAAGTGGCTCAACAAGGTAACCACACTCAATGGCAAACCTGCTGAGCAAGCCATCAAAGACTACCTCAACTCAGACGTTTAA
- the betA gene encoding choline dehydrogenase, producing MKQHFDYIIIGAGSAGCVLADRLTESDEHSVLLLEAGGSDKSIFIQMPTALSYPMNSDKYAWQFESLPEPGLDGRALHCPRGKVLGGSSSINGMVYVRGHACDFDEWQQQGATGWDYASCLPYFRRAERWSGGADEYRGGDGPLATCNGNDMRLNPLYQAFIDAGQQAGYPQTDDYNGYQQEGFGPMHMTVDHGVRASTANAYLRRALKRNNLTLLKGVLSRKVVLQNKRAIGVEFERNGQIQVAFANREVVSCAGSIGSPQLLQLSGIGPRDVLENAGVEVQHELPGVGENLQDHLEIYFQYRCQQPITLNSKLGLLSKGMIGAEWILTKRGLGATNHFESCAFIRSRAGLKWPNIQYHFLPAAMRYDGRTAFDGHGFQVHVGPNKPLSRGRIWIRSADPKHKPAILFRYLSEQQDIQDWRDCIRLTREILAQPALDSYRGDEIQPSLAVSSDADIDAWVKQNVESAYHPSCSCKMGADDDAMAVLDSACRVRGIEGLRVVDSSVFPTIPNGNLNAPTIMVAERAADLLLGKALLAPSEAPVWIAPQWQTQQRETAPKRALDTQPSVELITK from the coding sequence ATGAAACAACACTTTGACTACATCATCATCGGTGCGGGCTCGGCAGGTTGTGTGCTGGCCGATCGTCTGACGGAAAGTGATGAACACTCAGTGCTGCTGCTCGAAGCCGGCGGCAGTGACAAAAGCATCTTCATTCAGATGCCCACCGCGCTCTCTTACCCGATGAACAGCGACAAATACGCCTGGCAATTTGAATCACTGCCAGAGCCCGGCCTCGATGGCCGCGCCCTGCACTGCCCGCGTGGCAAAGTGCTCGGCGGCAGTTCTTCAATCAACGGCATGGTTTATGTCCGAGGCCACGCCTGCGACTTTGATGAGTGGCAACAGCAAGGTGCTACAGGCTGGGATTACGCGTCGTGCTTGCCGTATTTCAGACGAGCTGAACGCTGGAGCGGCGGCGCGGATGAATACCGTGGCGGCGATGGCCCACTGGCGACCTGCAACGGCAACGACATGAGGCTCAACCCGCTCTATCAGGCGTTCATCGACGCCGGTCAGCAGGCGGGTTACCCGCAAACTGACGACTACAACGGTTACCAGCAAGAAGGCTTTGGCCCGATGCACATGACCGTCGACCACGGCGTACGCGCCTCCACCGCCAACGCTTACCTGCGCCGCGCGCTCAAACGCAACAACCTGACCCTGCTGAAAGGTGTGCTGAGCCGCAAGGTGGTGCTGCAAAACAAGCGCGCAATTGGTGTCGAGTTTGAACGCAACGGCCAGATTCAGGTGGCATTTGCCAACCGTGAAGTGGTCTCTTGCGCCGGATCGATCGGCTCTCCGCAACTGCTGCAACTTTCCGGCATTGGTCCGCGTGACGTACTGGAAAATGCCGGCGTTGAAGTACAACACGAACTGCCCGGTGTGGGCGAAAACTTGCAGGATCATCTGGAGATTTATTTCCAGTATCGCTGCCAACAACCGATCACACTGAACAGTAAGCTGGGTTTGCTCAGTAAAGGCATGATTGGTGCCGAATGGATACTGACCAAACGTGGCTTGGGCGCCACCAACCATTTTGAGTCCTGTGCGTTTATTCGCTCTCGCGCCGGACTCAAGTGGCCCAACATTCAATACCACTTTTTACCAGCTGCTATGCGCTATGACGGACGAACCGCGTTCGACGGCCATGGTTTTCAGGTCCATGTCGGCCCGAACAAACCATTAAGCCGTGGTCGTATCTGGATTCGTTCCGCCGATCCCAAGCACAAACCAGCCATTTTGTTCCGTTACCTTTCCGAGCAGCAGGATATTCAGGATTGGCGTGATTGCATTCGCCTCACGCGTGAAATTCTGGCTCAACCTGCTTTGGATAGTTATCGCGGTGACGAAATTCAACCCAGTCTGGCGGTCAGCAGTGACGCTGACATCGACGCCTGGGTGAAACAAAACGTAGAAAGTGCCTATCACCCGTCGTGCAGCTGCAAAATGGGCGCCGACGACGATGCGATGGCCGTACTCGATAGCGCTTGCCGGGTACGGGGAATTGAGGGGCTGCGAGTGGTGGATTCGTCCGTTTTTCCAACCATTCCAAACGGCAATTTAAACGCGCCGACCATTATGGTCGCCGAGCGCGCCGCAGACCTTCTGTTGGGTAAAGCACTGCTTGCCCCAAGCGAAGCCCCTGTGTGGATCGCACCGCAATGGCAGACCCAACAACGAGAAACCGCGCCAAAACGTGCGCTGGATACTCAACCGTCTGTGGAATTGATAACAAAATAA
- the betB gene encoding betaine-aldehyde dehydrogenase, translating into MEKASLYIDGALKHASSGETFTSYNPATGEPLAVLGLASAQDVQDAIDSAQRGFAIWSAMTAVERSRILLKAVAILRERNDELALLEVLDTGKPIQEADCVDIATGADVIEYFAGLAPALQGEQQPLSASQFFYTRKEPLGICAGIGAWNYPMQIAMWKSAPALAAGNAMIFKPSEETPLSALKLAEIFTEAGLPDGVFNVVQGDGRVGQMLTAHPAIAKVSFTGETGTGKAVMADSARTLKSVTMELGGKSPLLVFDDAKLDQAVSATITANFYTQGEVCTNGTRVYVHENLYDAFIDQLKRRTEKLIVGDPQDPNTQIGALISKNHMHKVLAAIDSAKTSGAKLLTGGYQVTDNGLANGNFVAPTVFVDCDEAMSFVQQEIFGPVMAVMKFSDEQEVIQRANNTHYGLAAGVFTQNLSRAHRVIHQLQAGICWINTWGDSPAPMPVGGFKLSGVGRENGIETLNHYTQTKSVLVELDDFVGPYA; encoded by the coding sequence ATGGAAAAAGCATCACTTTATATCGATGGCGCGTTAAAACACGCGTCATCCGGGGAAACCTTTACCTCATACAACCCGGCCACCGGCGAACCGCTTGCGGTTTTGGGTCTTGCGAGTGCTCAGGATGTGCAGGACGCGATTGATTCTGCGCAGCGCGGTTTCGCGATTTGGTCAGCAATGACCGCAGTCGAACGCAGCCGTATTCTGCTCAAAGCAGTCGCCATATTGCGTGAACGCAACGACGAACTGGCGCTACTGGAAGTACTCGATACCGGTAAGCCGATTCAGGAAGCAGATTGCGTTGATATCGCCACCGGCGCTGACGTCATCGAATACTTCGCTGGCCTCGCTCCTGCCTTGCAAGGCGAGCAACAGCCGCTCTCCGCCAGCCAGTTTTTCTACACCCGCAAAGAGCCGTTAGGCATCTGCGCCGGGATTGGTGCGTGGAACTACCCGATGCAAATCGCGATGTGGAAATCGGCCCCGGCTCTGGCCGCGGGGAATGCAATGATTTTTAAACCGTCCGAAGAAACGCCGCTCAGCGCATTGAAACTGGCGGAAATCTTCACCGAAGCGGGCCTGCCGGATGGTGTGTTTAACGTCGTGCAAGGCGATGGCCGCGTCGGCCAGATGCTGACCGCGCACCCGGCGATTGCCAAAGTTTCCTTCACGGGTGAAACCGGCACAGGTAAAGCTGTGATGGCGGACAGCGCGCGCACACTCAAATCCGTCACCATGGAGCTTGGCGGCAAGTCACCACTGCTGGTGTTCGATGATGCCAAGCTGGATCAGGCGGTTTCCGCAACGATAACCGCCAACTTCTACACCCAAGGCGAAGTGTGTACTAACGGTACCCGTGTTTATGTGCATGAAAACCTTTACGACGCATTCATCGATCAGCTGAAGCGTCGCACTGAAAAACTGATCGTGGGCGATCCGCAAGATCCGAACACACAGATTGGTGCGCTGATTTCCAAAAACCACATGCACAAAGTGCTGGCCGCTATCGACAGCGCCAAAACAAGCGGTGCCAAACTGCTGACCGGCGGCTATCAGGTGACGGACAACGGACTGGCTAACGGTAACTTCGTTGCGCCGACGGTGTTCGTCGACTGCGACGAAGCGATGAGTTTTGTGCAGCAGGAAATCTTTGGTCCGGTGATGGCCGTCATGAAGTTCAGCGACGAGCAGGAGGTCATCCAGCGCGCCAACAACACGCACTATGGTTTAGCCGCAGGCGTGTTCACTCAGAACCTGTCGCGCGCGCACCGTGTCATCCACCAGCTGCAAGCGGGTATTTGCTGGATTAACACCTGGGGAGACTCTCCGGCTCCGATGCCTGTTGGCGGTTTTAAGCTCTCCGGTGTCGGTCGTGAAAACGGCATCGAAACGCTAAACCATTACACTCAGACAAAAAGTGTGTTGGTGGAACTGGATGATTTCGTCGGTCCGTATGCGTAA
- the betI gene encoding transcriptional regulator BetI yields MPKVGMPDIRKPQLVQATMAVIERVGLHAASIALISREAGVSTGIINHYFGGKHGLLEETMRAILREHSVTVTQALAKIPQHEHQARINAIVNANFEGFQAESQVVKTWLAFWSYSMHDAQLNRLQRVNEQRLLSHLKIELKALLPRHHAQQVAHGIAALIDGIWLRGALNPDGINAQQARLLINDYLEIQLAQHALTTTS; encoded by the coding sequence ATGCCGAAAGTTGGGATGCCCGACATACGCAAACCGCAATTGGTTCAAGCAACCATGGCCGTTATCGAACGAGTGGGATTGCATGCTGCCAGTATTGCGCTGATCAGCCGTGAAGCCGGGGTATCCACCGGCATCATTAACCACTACTTCGGCGGCAAGCATGGTCTGCTAGAAGAAACCATGCGCGCGATTTTGCGTGAACATTCGGTCACCGTCACTCAGGCACTGGCGAAAATCCCGCAGCACGAGCATCAGGCACGGATCAATGCCATCGTGAATGCCAACTTCGAAGGATTTCAGGCAGAAAGTCAGGTGGTTAAAACCTGGCTGGCGTTCTGGTCCTATTCGATGCACGACGCGCAGTTGAACCGCTTACAACGAGTCAACGAACAACGCCTGCTCTCTCACCTTAAAATTGAACTTAAAGCCCTTCTGCCCCGTCACCACGCTCAACAGGTGGCACACGGGATCGCTGCTCTGATCGATGGTATCTGGCTACGCGGTGCGCTGAATCCTGATGGAATCAACGCTCAGCAAGCCCGGTTATTGATAAACGATTACTTAGAAATACAACTGGCGCAGCATGCGCTGACGACAACCAGCTAG
- a CDS encoding aminopeptidase P family protein — translation MPQSISQRVAELRNWLTQQGLDALIVPHEDEYLGEYVPEHNERLHWLTGFTGSAGAAVITGEKAAIFVDGRYTVQVRKQVPGELFEYRHLIEEPYLAWLKSALPAGSKVGYDPRMHRASWLKAAHTTLEGELQLVATRGNAIDQLWHDRPAPVVSDMRLMGNELVGVDSATKRRTIADILVSKKADSAILTELDSICWLLNIRGLDVSRLPVLLSHAIVHADASVDFFLDPARLAAGFDAHVGSGVRVHHPETLESQLVQLRGKRVIVDPATSNAWFTLVLQNAGVELLSDADPCLLPKAAKNATEIAGMKACHVRDGAAMTKFLAWLDSEVAAGRLHNEAELADQLQAFRELDPTLADLSFDTISAACSNAAMCHYNHMNQPQPGQLEMNTLYLVDSGGQYTDGTTDITRTIAIGDVSDEMKQQFTLVLKGHIALAKARFPQGTCGHQLDVLARQHLWANGYDYDHGTGHGVGHFLSVHEGPQRIGKVFNNVALRPGMVLSNEPGYYRADGFGIRIENLELVTEIATQGDFNVLGFESLTRCPIDVRAINVNMLTKPELSWLNDYHAKVWNEVSPLVEGDVQAWLRQATQPISHA, via the coding sequence ATGCCACAATCCATTTCCCAACGTGTTGCCGAACTGCGTAACTGGCTGACACAACAAGGTTTAGATGCACTCATTGTGCCTCACGAAGACGAGTACCTCGGCGAATATGTCCCTGAACACAACGAACGCCTGCATTGGCTGACGGGTTTTACCGGTTCAGCGGGTGCTGCAGTGATCACCGGCGAAAAAGCGGCGATCTTCGTCGATGGTCGCTATACCGTACAAGTTCGCAAACAAGTTCCGGGAGAACTGTTTGAGTATCGTCACCTGATTGAAGAACCGTATCTGGCCTGGCTGAAAAGCGCCCTGCCAGCGGGCAGCAAAGTGGGTTACGACCCACGTATGCACCGTGCAAGCTGGCTGAAAGCCGCGCACACCACGCTGGAAGGAGAACTGCAACTGGTCGCCACCCGTGGCAACGCCATTGACCAACTGTGGCATGACCGCCCGGCTCCCGTGGTCTCTGACATGCGCCTGATGGGTAATGAGCTCGTCGGCGTCGACAGCGCAACCAAACGCCGCACCATCGCAGATATTCTGGTCAGCAAAAAGGCCGACAGCGCAATTCTGACTGAGCTCGATTCCATCTGCTGGCTGCTCAACATTCGTGGTCTGGATGTCTCTCGCCTGCCAGTTTTGCTGTCGCACGCGATTGTGCATGCGGACGCCAGTGTCGACTTTTTCCTCGATCCGGCACGTCTGGCGGCAGGCTTTGACGCCCACGTCGGTTCAGGTGTGCGCGTACATCATCCGGAAACTCTCGAATCACAACTGGTGCAACTGCGCGGAAAACGCGTGATTGTGGACCCAGCCACCAGCAACGCTTGGTTTACACTGGTACTGCAAAATGCCGGTGTCGAGCTGCTGAGCGATGCCGATCCGTGTCTGCTGCCAAAAGCCGCTAAGAACGCAACCGAAATTGCCGGCATGAAAGCGTGCCATGTACGCGATGGCGCGGCGATGACCAAGTTCCTTGCCTGGCTGGACAGCGAAGTGGCGGCCGGACGCCTGCACAACGAAGCTGAGCTTGCCGATCAACTGCAAGCGTTCCGCGAGCTGGACCCGACTCTGGCAGATCTGAGCTTTGATACCATCTCTGCAGCCTGCAGCAATGCCGCCATGTGTCACTACAACCACATGAACCAGCCACAACCGGGTCAGCTGGAAATGAACACGCTGTATCTGGTCGATTCAGGCGGTCAGTACACAGACGGCACCACCGATATCACCCGCACTATCGCGATTGGCGACGTGAGCGACGAGATGAAGCAGCAGTTTACTCTGGTGCTTAAAGGCCACATTGCACTGGCCAAAGCCCGTTTCCCGCAAGGCACCTGCGGCCATCAGCTCGATGTGCTGGCACGTCAGCATCTGTGGGCCAATGGCTACGATTACGATCACGGTACCGGCCACGGTGTCGGTCACTTCCTGAGTGTGCATGAAGGCCCGCAACGCATCGGCAAAGTGTTCAACAATGTCGCTCTGCGCCCGGGAATGGTGCTGTCGAACGAGCCGGGTTACTACCGCGCTGATGGCTTTGGGATCCGTATTGAGAACCTGGAACTGGTTACCGAAATTGCCACTCAAGGTGATTTTAACGTGCTCGGTTTTGAATCGCTGACCCGTTGCCCAATCGATGTGCGAGCCATCAACGTCAACATGCTGACCAAACCGGAACTGAGCTGGCTGAATGACTACCACGCCAAAGTATGGAACGAAGTCAGCCCGCTGGTGGAAGGCGACGTTCAAGCCTGGTTGCGTCAAGCAACGCAACCGATCAGCCACGCTTAA
- a CDS encoding LysR family transcriptional regulator gives MKIEKLARIDLNLLVCLKVLSEELSVTRTANRLYLSQSAVSKSLAKLREQFDDPLFIRTSHGLKPTPKVVFLKPKLDILVNQLELITQPEQFSPQSSEYRFHIATVESVYPLILPHFLPAIFSQGPNLNISTHAWTDQTFKKLQLGELDFGLTGKDIDINDARLTMMPPSDICEQEIYRDTQMCVVRHNHPALSQPWNLEQYLSLRHVQVRCDGNDRWLLDYRLADMGYERDIAITVPDFNSAASLCTYTDFVFTAPSHFTHLVAQQMGLVVLPLPLEFPPMAYTLFWHRDRENDPALNWLRQIIQTKTLHLR, from the coding sequence ATGAAGATTGAAAAGTTAGCGCGCATCGATCTCAACTTACTGGTGTGTCTCAAGGTACTCAGTGAAGAGCTGAGCGTGACTCGCACCGCCAACCGCCTCTATCTCAGCCAGTCGGCGGTGAGTAAATCGCTGGCCAAGCTGCGCGAGCAGTTTGACGACCCGTTGTTCATTCGTACCTCGCACGGCCTGAAACCAACGCCTAAAGTGGTGTTTCTCAAACCTAAACTGGACATTCTGGTGAACCAGCTCGAGCTCATCACTCAGCCGGAACAGTTTTCTCCGCAGTCGAGTGAATACCGCTTTCACATCGCCACGGTGGAAAGTGTCTATCCGTTGATCCTGCCGCATTTCTTGCCTGCCATTTTCAGTCAGGGCCCGAATCTCAACATCAGCACACACGCCTGGACAGATCAGACTTTCAAGAAGCTACAACTGGGCGAACTCGATTTTGGCCTTACGGGGAAAGACATCGACATCAACGATGCGCGGCTGACCATGATGCCGCCGAGCGATATCTGCGAGCAGGAAATTTACCGCGATACCCAGATGTGTGTGGTGCGTCATAACCACCCGGCCCTGAGCCAACCCTGGAATCTGGAGCAGTACCTGTCGCTGCGTCATGTGCAGGTACGTTGCGATGGCAATGACCGCTGGCTGCTCGACTATCGACTGGCAGACATGGGTTATGAGCGTGATATCGCCATCACCGTGCCGGATTTCAACAGCGCAGCCAGCTTGTGTACCTACACCGACTTTGTGTTTACCGCGCCGAGCCATTTTACTCATTTGGTCGCGCAGCAAATGGGCTTGGTGGTGCTGCCGTTACCGTTAGAATTTCCGCCGATGGCTTACACTCTGTTCTGGCACCGCGATCGGGAAAACGACCCGGCATTGAACTGGCTGCGCCAGATCATTCAAACCAAAACACTACACTTGAGATAA